In Hydrogenispora ethanolica, one genomic interval encodes:
- a CDS encoding class I SAM-dependent methyltransferase — MDVMVIMGLLFTIVIKERLSMKENLVSRTALMAAYLRSFHSIHDTPKIFDDFLAHQLLTAEEHKSFQDYYLFLLKKINNELSSNGQVISLAKMMQAMTASSLILSRSRYTEDTLEKAVQYGVKQYVILGAGMDTFAFRRAEMLKQIAVFEVDHPDTQTFKRQRIAELGWECSPSLHFIPVDFTIDSLKEALFQSSFDPTALSFFSWLGVTYYLPQDVVFDTLRTIADITSAGSKVVFDYYDTDIFDHEKVHPLMKTAMENLKRHGEPIKTAFNATTLTTELANAGLHLCEQLDPNEIEERYFKKRSDQYHALGHAHFGCIMT; from the coding sequence ATGGATGTTATGGTAATTATGGGACTGCTTTTCACAATTGTAATTAAAGAGAGGTTATCAATGAAAGAAAATCTCGTTAGCCGCACAGCACTAATGGCGGCCTATTTACGGAGTTTTCATTCAATCCATGACACGCCTAAGATATTTGATGACTTTTTGGCTCATCAATTACTCACGGCAGAGGAACATAAATCCTTTCAAGATTATTATCTATTTTTGCTAAAAAAAATTAATAACGAATTATCATCCAATGGTCAGGTAATTTCCCTAGCAAAAATGATGCAAGCCATGACTGCTTCATCCCTCATTTTGAGTCGTTCAAGGTATACAGAAGATACTCTAGAAAAGGCCGTTCAATATGGAGTAAAACAGTATGTAATTCTTGGAGCGGGGATGGATACCTTCGCTTTCCGACGCGCGGAAATGTTAAAACAGATAGCAGTATTTGAAGTGGACCATCCAGACACCCAAACATTTAAACGACAACGTATTGCCGAATTGGGCTGGGAATGTTCGCCTTCGTTACATTTCATACCAGTAGATTTTACGATTGACAGTTTAAAAGAGGCACTTTTTCAATCATCATTCGACCCCACGGCCTTAAGCTTTTTTAGCTGGTTAGGCGTTACTTATTATCTACCACAAGACGTCGTATTCGATACATTGCGCACAATTGCCGATATTACCTCCGCTGGAAGTAAGGTAGTTTTTGATTATTATGATACGGATATATTTGACCATGAGAAGGTTCATCCTCTCATGAAAACGGCGATGGAAAACTTAAAACGGCATGGAGAACCGATTAAAACAGCCTTTAACGCTACGACACTCACAACGGAACTAGCTAATGCAGGACTACATCTTTGTGAACAGCTGGATCCGAATGAAATTGAAGAACGTTATTTTAAGAAGCGTTCTGATCAATATCACGCATTGGGACACGCTCATTTTGGATGTATAATGACCTGA